TGGCGCTGGCGATGCAGATGGAACCGAGTTTTCCCATGCTGTTTGCGTTGGTGGTGATGAGCGTGGGATTGATGGCTAAAACGGCGGTATTTCCCCTACACAGTTGGCTGCCCTTAGCCCATGGTCGCGCGCCAGCGGCGGTCAGTGCAATTTTATCGGCTTTGGTGATTAAGGCGTCGTTTTATTTGTTGATGCGCTTATGGCTGGAGGTGTTTGCGCCTATTCCAACCTTGGCTTTGATTTATGGGGTCTGGCTGATGGGCAGTGTGGCGTTGCTGTGGGGCGCTTGGCAGGCTTTGTCAAGCCAGCAGTTAAAGCCGATGGTGGCCTGGTCAACCGTGGCACAGGTGGGTTATTTGGTGATTGGCTTGGGGTTGTTGGCTCACCCGAATACCCCAACGGGCATAAATACGCCGGAGGGCTGGCAGTGGGGTTTGCTGTGGTTAATGATGGCGCATGCGCTGGCGAAGTCGGCGATGTTTTTGGCGGCGGGTAATTTGCAACAGGCAGCGGGTCATGACCGTATATCTGACTTGGGTGAGGTGATGCGTGTACAGCGCAAAACGCTATTTGCGTTTGGGCTAGCGGGGGTGAGTTTGGCAGGATTGCCGGTGAGTGCTGGGTTTTTGGCAAAATGGTGGTTGTTGGAACTGGGTTTATTTCACCAGGCCTGGTGGTTGGTGATGGTGATGGTGATTGCGAGTTTATTGAGCGCAGGTTATGTATTTCGGGTTTTGAATGTGGCGCTGAATAAAGAGCTAAAGCCGCTGATTGAGCATGCACCCGTGATGATACCGATTCATGCGGGTCGCCAGTGGGTGGTGTTAATTTTAGCCAGCTTGGGCGTGTTGGCCGGTTTGCAAGCACAATGGCTATGGGGAGCTTAGATGATCGATAATAGCGTCTGGCCTTTGCTCATTATCGCGAGTTCGTTAGCGCCCGCCATCCTGATCTTTTTTATCCCGGAAAATAGCCGTTTTTTACGCTCGGCGGTGAATATTGGCGGCGCACTGATTAAGCTGCAGCTGGTGGTGTTGTTGGTGTTGGGTATTTACGCGGGTGAGGTGTATGAGCTTAGTTGGGCGCTCCTACCTGGTCTAGATTTTCGCCTACAGATTGATGGGCTGGCGGTGATGTTCTTGTTGTTGTCGGCTTTTTTATGGTTATTGACGACGATTTATGCGATAGGTTATTTAGAAAATTCGCCGAATAGGGCGCGGTTTTTTGGCTTTTTTACACTGTGTGTGAGCGCTACAGCCGGTGTGGCAATGGCGGGTAATTTATTTACCTTTGTGATGTTTTATGAGTTTTTGACCTTAGCGACCTGGCCATTGGTGGTGCATCGTGGTACCGAAAAAGCGATTGCTGCCGGGCGGGTGTATTTACGCTATACCTTGATTGGCGGTGGTGCGTTGTTATTAGGCACAGTGCTATTGCATGCGTTTGCCGGAACGCCCTCGTTTGAGCCTGGCGGCTATTTGTCGGCTATTGATTTGCCAGACTGGGTGCTTTGGAGCGTGTTTGTGTTGTTGATGGCCGGTCTGGGGGTGAAGGCGGCACTGGTGCCGTTTCATTCTTGGTTGGCGCAAGCGATGGTGGCTCCTGCGCCAGTGAGTGCATTGTTGCACGCGGTGGCGGTAGTGAAAGCCGGTGCGTTTGGCATAGCGCGGGTGATGTTTGAGGTTTATGGTATTGAATACGCGGATGCCCTCGGCATGGCGTTTGTGTTGTTGGTGTTGGCGGCGCTGACGATTGTTTATGGTTCGCTGCGCGCACTTTATCAAACGGATATTAAAAAACGGCTTGCGTTTTCTACTGTGAGCCAGGTGTCTTATGTGGCGCTGGGTATTGCCTTAGCAGGGCCGATAGGCGCGATAGGTGGGTTGATTCATATTGCCCATCAGGGTTTAATGAAAATAACTTTATTTATGACAGCGGGTAATTTTTCTGAAACACTCGGTGTGCATAAAATCAACCAGCTAAACGGCATTGGGCAGCGTATGCCTTGGACGACTATGGCTTTTAGTTTGGCGGCTCTGGGCATGATTGGTTTGCCGCCGATGGTTGGGTTTTTAAGTAAATGGTATCTGGGTATCGGCGCTTGGGAGGTGGGGGCTTATTGGGTGATGGCGGTGTTGTTTGCATCTAGTCTATTGAATGCGGCTTATTTTTTGCCCATGATCTATCGTGCTTGGTTTTTGAGTGCGCCGGCTGAATGGCCGCATGAACGGCGTTTAAGCGCGCATTGTGAAACCCATTGGATGTTGCTAGTACCGCCTTTGGTAACCGCCTTTACGGTGGTGGTGTTAGGTTTGGTTGCCGGCTTTGCATTAGGCACGCTGGGTTGGGTGCAATGGTTGGTTGAGCAGGAGTTTGTGCAATGATGGCTGGCTATGGGGCATTGTTATGGTTGGTTCCAGCTTGGCCTTTGTTGTTGGCGCTGAGCTTGACGCTGCGCGCGGTGCGCCCCTATGGCATTCGTTTGTTGCCTTGGGCTTTGTTGCCGGCGGCGCTGGTTTGGCTGGTCGCTGGCGCAGCGCAGCTAGGGTGGTTGGATTGGCTTTACTTTGATTGGCTTTACTTTGATTGGCCGTTGTTTTTGTATGCGCCTGATCTGTTAATGGGTACCCGCATCACGCTGGATAGTTTGAGTTATATTTGGTTGAGTTTGGCGCTGTTTGTGTGGGGAGCCGCAGCATGGCATTCCAGCTGGGTCAAAGATCGCCAGGCCTGGCGGTTTAGTTTGTTTTTCCTGCTGAGTTTGAGCGGTAGCTTAGGTCTGAGTTTGGCGGGCGATGCGATAAGCTTTTACTTGATGTTTAGTTTGATGAGTTTGGCGGCTTGGGGCTTGGTGATTCACGAGCAAACTGATTTCGCTAAACGCGCTGCTTACTGGTATTTGATTTTAGCGGTGTTGGCTGAGCTGGTGTTGTTTGCGGGTATTGTGGTACGCGCGGCGGAATTGGGCAGCACCGATTTGGCGGTTTGGGCGGTAAGCGGGTCTTCGCAATGGGGTTTGTGGCTGATTTGGCTAGGTTTAGCGGTGAAAGTGGGCGTGCCTTTATTGCATCTTTGGTTGCCTTTAGCGCATCCTGCCGCACCCGTGTCAGCCAGTGCGGTGTTATCTGGGGTGATGATTAAGGCGGGCATTATTGGTTGGTGGTTGCTCATGCCGAGCTGGGTGATGCAGGATTCGGTGTTTGTTAGTTTTATGCCCTGGTTGGGGGTAGCTACCATGGTGTTTGGCGCGGTGTTTGGCTTAATGCAAACTGATCCTAAAGCGGTGTTGGCCTATTCCAGCATTAGTCAAATGGGCTGGTTGATTTGGGGTATCGGTTGGGTTTGGCAGGGCGCAGAGCCGAATTTGTTAATAATTTGGGTGGCTTGGTTTGCCTTGCACCATGCGCTGATTAAAGGCGGTTTGTTTTTGGGTGTCGGCTGGATTAAATATTCAACGGCGGCTCAAGGGTTTATACCTTGGGTATGGGGCGGGTTGATACTGCTTGGATTATTGTTAGCCGGCATACCGTTTAGCGCAGGGGCTTGGCTCAAAATGCAAATGAAGCTGGCGAGTGCTGATGTGGGGCTGGTTATGCCTTATTGGTTATTGTTGCTCGGTTCGCTCGCTACTGTTTTGTTAATGATTCATTTTTTACGCCGTTTAGCGAAGCTGGACGCTGTAAGCCCAGACCAGGCTAAGCCAGTGAGCCGAATGGCACTGGTCAGTTGGTTTGGATTGGTGGCGCTCGCCGCGAGCTGGATTTATTGGGTGGCCATGCCGAGCTGGGATAGCGGCGCATTGGTTGATGCGTTTAAACCGATTGTGATCGGATTGATTCTCGCCACAGCTTGGCGAATCCGTATTCACAGACAAATTCAATCACCTCCGGGCGATATGGTGGTGCTATTGGAATGGTTTGGGCGCAGGTTAGCGGCATGGGGAGAGGGCTATCAGCAGGCTTATCAACGGCTTCAATTTCGCATACAAGCTGGCTGGCAAAGCATGAGCCAAGGCTACCAATCTTTCCTTCAACATGCCGATAATGCAGAAAAAAACCTACTCAACTGGCCAAGGTTTATGCAGCTAATCGGTGGGCTTGCACTGGTGTTTTGGCTGTTGTTGATTTTGTAAACCGTTTAAAAGCTTACAAGCTGAGCAGGTCGCGGGTTAGACTGAACCCCATCAAGGGTTGATGCAATAACCTATATACCTAAATCAATAAACCTCGTCGTGGCTGCCTATGTCAATCGGAATGATTTCATTGTCTTTTAGAATAAAGTCAATCACAACGCGATATTTCATATTGATTGAAACACTGTAGTAGTCGTTCAATTTGCCTTGTAGTTTATGCAGTCTTAGTGAAGGGTGGTAGGGGTCAAGCTCTAGTATTTCTATTGTTTTAATATAGCGCGCTAAAACATCGGGGTGTTTTTTTATAAACCTTGTTAGCCTTTTAAAATATTCGTCTGTGCGAATGATTTTATAGGGCATTGATTAGCTCGTTTGCATGGTCTTTAGCGGTTTGGATCTTGTAGCGACCTTCCTTGATATCTTGCATCGCTAGCATATGGGCTAAATCAAGTTCTTGTTGTCTAAATTGTTGGTAACGTGCCATATCTAAAACAACGTATTTGTTTTTTCCACGCACATTGATAATCAGCTCATCGGCGGTTTCCAGCAGTTTGGCGAAAATTGATACGCCCTTGGTTTTAATTTCGTTTGCAGATACAATCATAATTCACCTCTTAAGAGTACGATTTAAAGTACCTTAGCATGGCTTAAATTATTTAGCAAGGCTTATTCCAAGGCAATATCTAAGCTAAACCTGTGTTCACCGCGTTGGATTGTTAGGTTTATAACCAGGCCTGGTGGTGTGGTGTAGAGGGCGAGGATTAAGTCGGCATAGTGTTTTAATGTTTGGTGATTGAGTGCGCAAATACAGTCGTCTTTTTGTAGACCCGCTTTGGCGGCGGCACTCTCGTCAGTGAGGTCTTGAATGCAGGGCGTTTTGCCATTAAAACTTGCGCCGAGCTTTCCATGATCTGGCAGGTTAATCGAGTCGGTGTACACCCATTGATCTACAAATTCAGCGCGGTAGTTTTCAAATGAGCCGCTGCTGATGGTGATTTGTTGGAGTTCAGGTAGCTGGCGAGCCATGTCTTTGGGTATCGCTTCAAAATGTCCAATATGAAAGTTACCAGCAAACACCAATAACTTGTGATCAGGGTGATGGTTTAAAAAACGCACCGCATTGGCGGCCATGGTTTCATCCCAGATGCGTTGGGCATAAATAAAGTCTTCGACATCCCGATCAGGCGGAATTTTGTCGCTAAAAAACTGACTGAGGCGCTGATGCTGGGCATCACCTGGGGGATGAATGTGAGGCATAGATTGTCGTTGAATCAGGCTTAAACTGTTTCGACCTTGGCTGGCGACTTGGCGAGTCAATTCATTCGGTGCGTTGAGCGCGATGACTCGAATTTGATGTTGCTTGGCATAACGCATAATCGGTTGTAACAAGCGATAATCAAACCGCCAGCGCTGAAAATATTCGGTGTGCTGGAGCATGTCGGCTTCGGAGATGGCGCCATAAATGTAGCCATCCAACCAGGGCTGAAATGCGGCTTGAAACCATTCGACCCCGATGGCTAGTTGAGGGTGTTGTTGGTGTAAGCTTTGAAGCATCGCCAGCTGTACCAGATGGTCTTCAAAGTTTGGGTGGATTTCACCAACATGTACCACTCGGTACTGGGGCAGGCTTTGTTTGAGTTGATCAAGGCTAATTTCGCTTTGACCATCGTCCACCGTGGCTTGCCAGTTTGCAACAAACCTCAGGGGATCGACAAGAGCGGGGTGGAGAGGGTCTTCAGCACTAATTAACGCGCTGTTGAGCATCAGCACAACGCCGAGGCACAGTTGAAACCAGCTAGTTTTGCATATCAAGGGCGCTCACCCAGGCCTGGTTGCTTTTAATCTCATCGACACGCACCCGCTGATTCGCTTGAAAATCGGCTTGTGGGTTGGCGACCAACCAATGGGTGCCATGATAAAACACCACCCATTGGTCATTGTGCATCGAAAGCTGGCCTATTTCACCGGTTTGATAGGTGTCGAGTTGGTCGGCTTCAGCATTATGCGGCGCGATGACTTTTTTTCGTAACGCGAATAACAGCACCATGCCGATAGCAAAGGCAAAGATGAGTTGGTATTCGCCATGTTCAAAGTCAACAAACAAGCCGACTAAGCCGACAAAAACTAAGCCTAAGCCAAACCAGAATAAAATAAACAACCCAAAAAGAATTTCAATGCCAATCAGAATCAGGCCTGCGGCAATTAAAATCCAGCTTGGAATTAACTCCAATAGCCCAATTGAACTCACTTTAGCTGACCTGCTTGTCCTAACAAGCTCTGTAAGGCGCTTAGCGAACCAATCAACTCAGCGGATTCATAAGGTACCACGATTTTGTTTTGCGAGTCGCTGGCGGCGATGCCTTCCCAAGCTTTAATTCGGTCTTTGGCGAGCAGGAATTCGGCTGCATTTGGATTCGATTGCATCGCCAAGGCAATCATTTCAATCGCTTGCTGTTGACCTTGCGCCAGTTGAATTTGCTCATAACGACGCGCATCCGCGGTACGTTCAATCGCTTCGGCTTCTTTAAAGGCTTTTTGGCGATCACCTTCGGCCTTGGCGATGGTGGCATTTTTTAAGCCTTCGGCTTCGGTTTCAGTCGCGCGACGCTCACGCTCAGCACGCAGCTGAAGTTCCATCGCATGTTGCACCACTTCAGAAACAGAAATATCTGAGATTTCAACGCGGGTAACTTTGGCACCCCAGTTGGCGGAAGCGGCATCCAGTGCCATTAATAATGTCGCATTCAGTGTGTCACGCGAGGAGAGGGTGTCATCTAAATCCATTTTACCGATTTCAGAGCGAAGAGTGGTTTGCGCAAGTTGGGCAATCGCATGTTTTAAATCTAAGATTTCATAGGTTGCTTTGCGCGCAATACCAATGCGCATAAATACCAAGCCATCAATTACAATACTGACATTGTCCTTGGTGATAACTTTTTGAATAGGAATGTCGATGACCTGCTCTTGTGTGTTGAAGGTAGCGCGAACTCGATCCACAACCGGAATAATAAAGTTGAGACCACCACTTAGGGTACGATGATAGCGTCCAAGGCGCTCGACAACCTGTTGCTCCGCTTGAGGTACAATTCGAATACCTGTTATGAAGTAAACAAATACAACCCCTAAAAGAATAAGTGTAAAAATCGTGAAATCCATAATTTTAACGCCTCCGGTATGCGTTTAAGTTGGTAAAATCAAATTGTTGTTTAAAAATGAACCCTTTTGTGGTCGCTTTTGACGCTCAAGGATAGAATAAAATGTAACATAAAAATAACTCTAGGAGGATGTATGTTGAAAAAGACCTTAAAGGCTGCGTTAGTTAGTGTAGGTTTAGTGAGTGTAGCAGTTCCTGTGGCTTACGCCGATAGCCTTGTGGTTGAAGTGCCACGGCTCACGCTGGAAGTAAATAATAAAATTGCAATGGAAACCATCAAAGCTTGTGAGGCGAAAGGAATACCTGTTTCAGTTACCGTGGTTGATCGTAACGGCATTATTATGGTAAAAATGCGAGACTCAATGGCGCCACCTGTATCCTTGCCGATCAGTCAGAAAAAAGCCTATACCGCTGTGATGTTTAACGCCAATGGCTCACAGCTAACACGCCAAGCCGAAGGCGCATTACCCACATTGGGTGAGGGCTTAGCCTTTATGGCCGGCTCGGTCACTATTTCTGCCGGTGGTCGTTTGTTTGGTGCGGTGGGCGTAAGTGGTGCACCTGATGGTATGGTGGATGAGGAATGTGCAGCAGCGGGTGTTGAAGCGGTACAGATGGACTTAGAAATGATGTAATTTTCTTGATTCCGGATAAAACAACTCACACATAGCAGTCAAAGGTTGCTTGTTTTTTTGTTGTTTTATTTGGAATCAACGCGCAGTAATAGACAAACAAAGGCTTTGCCGCTATAATCCGCACCACCCCACGGAGAGCTGGCTGAGCGGTTGAAGGCGCACGCCTGGAAAGTGTGTATAGGTTAATAGCCTATCGGGGGTTCGAATCCCCCGCTCTCCGCCATATTCGATATTAAACCCGCATCAAGCGGGTTTTTTTATGCCTAAATATTAGTTAAACATGTTTTATGGAGTTTCTGGCAGTTGCCAGTTGATGGGGGTGACTTGGTGTTTACTCAGGTATTGATTGGTTTGTGAGAAGGGGCGACTGCCAAAAAAACCACGATAAGCAGAGAGTGGTGAAGGATGGGGGCTAGTGATGACGAGGTGTTTTTCGCGATCAATCAGTGCGCCTTTCTTTTGTGCATAACTGCCCCACAAAATAAAGACGAGGTTTTTACGCTGGGTGTTGAGTTGTTGGATCACCGCATCGGTAAATCCTTCCCAGCCTTGATTTTGGTGAGCATTCGCTTTATTGGCCTCGACGGTAAGAACTGCATTGAGTAGCAATACTCCTTGCTGCGCCCAAGGAAGTAGGTAACCTGTGTGGCGGTTATCTACACCTATATCGTCGAGTAGCTCTTTGTTGATATTGGTTAGGGATTTGGGTAGTGGGCGAACATTGGGTAAGACTGAAAAGCTGAGGCCATGAGCATGACCCGGTGTGGGGTAGGGGTCTTGTCCCAGTATAACGACTTTGACCTGGTCAAATGGTGTAATGTTGAAGGCGTTGAACCAGTATTGAGTTTTTGGAAGAATGATTTTTCCTGCTTGTTTTTCGGTCAGTAAAAATGCTTTTAGGCGTTGCATAGATTTTGTTAAAAATAGTGGTTCTAGCTGGGTCAGCCAACTTGCTTCAAGTTTGATGCCTGACATCTTAGTCCTTAAGGGCAGAGTCGTGCTGATAGCCAGGTCTGCATACCAGCAAGAGTTTGCGTATTCGCTGGATCTTTTTTAAAGCTTAGGCGGTCATGTAAACGATTAGGACGGCCTTGCCAAAATTCAATGTAATTGGCCGTTAAACAATAGCCCCCCCAATGTTCCGGACGCGGTACGGGTTTGTTTTGATAGTCTATTTTGGCTTGCGCCATGCGTTGTTCCAGTTCGCTTCGGCTAGTGATCTCTTGGCTTTGTTGAGAAATATAAGCACTGAGTTGACTGTCTAGAGGTCTGCTTTGGAAGTAGGTATCGGAAGCTTGCGCACTCATTTTTTCGATCATGCCTTCAACTCTAACTTGGCGTTCTAACTGCGGCCAAAAAAAGTTTAACGCTGCGCGAGGGCTTGATTCAATTTGCTTACCTTTATCACTGGCATAATGAGTGTAGAATATAAATCCTTGTTCATTAAAAGCCTTGAGTAGTACAATTCGAGAGTGGGGTTGAAGATTGTTGTCCACGGTAGAGAGCGTCATCGCGGTAGGTTCGTCAACTTGTTTCTCAAACGCATCGTCCATCCAGCTTTGAAATAGAATAAGGGGATTGTGTTTTAAGAATTCATCAGTCAGTGCGCCCATTTCATAACTCTGGCGGTGGGCATGATAGTCGCGATTTGGCATGGTAATTCCTTAATGAAAATAGGTGATGTAACGTTAATGTTACCATAATTTAAAAGTTGAATCTTTGTGTTGATTAAAGGCTTTGTCTTTACATTAATCTCAGACTTACCAATAATAGTCATCAATTTAACAGATACCCGACCTAGCCTGTAAAGAGCATAAAGGCCTAGTTGTTTAAGGAGCAAGTGTGAGTCAAGCATATAATTCTGCTGAAATTGAAGTTCTAACGGGTTTAGATCCTGTGCGTAAGCGTCCAGGGATGTACACCGACACCACGCGACCTAATCATTTGGCGCAAGAGGTTATTGATAATAGTGTTGATGAAGCCATTGCGGGTCATGCCTCAGAAATTACAGTGGTTCATTATGCAGATGGATCGGTGAGTGTTGAAGATAATGGGCGTGGAATGCCGGTTGATATTCATCCTGATGAGGGCGTGCCGGGTGTTGAGGTTATTATGACTCGATTGCATGCGGGGGGGAAATTTTCGAACAAAGCCTACCAATTTTCCGGTGGTTTGCATGGCGTCGGCATTTCGGTAGTGAATGCGCTGTCAAAACGAGTTGAGATTCAAATTAAACGGGATAGTCAGTTGCACAAAATTGCCTTTGAACAGGGGGTGTTAGTTGAACCCTTAGAGGTGGTCGGTAAGGTTGGTAAAAAGAATACAGGAACCTGGCTACGTTTTTGGCCTGAATCCTCCTTTTTCGATACCGCAAAATATGCATTATCACGGTTAAAACATTTGTTACGTGCTAAAGCGGTGTTATGTCCAGGTTTAACTATTCATTTCCGTGATGACGCTTCGGGTGAGAAGATTACTTGGTTTTATGAGGATGGTCTACGCGATTATCTAAATCAAGCCTTGGAAGGTATCGAACGTTTACCCGAAGAAGGTTTTGTAGGGAGCTTGACCTTAGATAATGAATCCGTTGCTTGGTCACTTGCCTGGCTGGTTGAGTCAGCTGAGGCGCCCAATGAGAGTTATGTTAATTTAATTCCTACACCGCAAGGCGGTACACATGTGAACGGTTTGCGTCAGGGCGCAACGGATGCAGTACGCGAATTTTGTGAGTTTCGGAACTTGATTCCACGTGGCGTTAAGTTATCACCGGATGATGTCTGGCAGAATGTGGCTTATGTTTTGTCAGCAAAGGTTAGGGAGCCACAATTTGCTGGCCAAACTAAAGAACGTTTGTCTTCGCGTGAATGCGTCCCCTTTATTTCTGGTGCGGTAAAAGACAGTCTAAGTTTATGGTTAAATCAGCATACCGAGGTCGCAGAGAAGATTGCCGAACTGGCAATTAATAACGCTCAAGTTCGCAATAAAAAGTCACGCCAGGTTGCCCGAAAAAAAATAACCACCGGTCCGGCCTTGCCCGGAAAACTAGCTGATTGCACTGAAACTGATTTGGGTTTAACCGAGCTGTTTTTAGTCGAAGGCGATTCCGCAGGAGGGTCTGCCAAGCAGGCTCGAGATAAACGCTTCCAAGCAATTATGCCCCTCCGTGGAAAGATCTTAAATACCTGGGAGGTAGATTCGGGTCAGATTTTAGCGTCGCAGGAAGTGCATGACATCAGTGTTGCCATTGGTGTAGACCCAGCCTCAGATGATTTAACTGGTTTGCGATACGGTAAGGTTTGTATTCTTGCCGATGCGGATTCGGATGGTGCGCATATTGCCACGTTAATTTGTGCTTTGTTTGTTCGGCACTTTCCAAGACTAGTCGAAAATGGTCATGTATATGTTGCCATGCCGCCACTTTATCGTATTGATGTAGGCAAAAAGGTATTTTATGCATTGGATGAGGATGAACGGCGAGGGGTATTGGATCGTATCCAAGCTGAGAAACTCCCCGGCAAGGTACAAGTGACGCGCTTTAAAGGTTTGGGTGAAATGAACCCGCTCCAATTGCGCGAAACCACAATGTTGCCACAAACCCGACGGCTGGTACAGTTAATGTTAGAATCAGAAACGAGTCTGCCAATTATGGATATGATGTTGGCAAAAAAACGTTCATCTGATCGTAAAGCATGGTTAGAAGAAAAAGGCGATTTGGCGGAGGTAGTAGGGTGAAAAATAATCAAAGATGGATAATGTTGCCGCTTATTGCCAGTTTATTTGGTTGTACGCATTTAACAAATCGCACTGATGCGATGACGGTTGAAAGTGTAGCTGTTTCCCAGGTCAAGTTAGAGCCTGCGTTGATGTTTGAACTCATGCTGGGTGAAATGCTGGCTGAGCGAGGTGATACATTTAGCGCGTACAATCTCTTGTTCCCCATTGCACAAAAAACAGGGGATGTTCGGCTGGCAGAGCGGAGTTTTCAACTAGCCATGTCAGCCGGTTTTGCTCAGGGTATTGAGCAGAGTGCTGAATTATGGCGTTCACTTGACCCTATGCAGGCTTCTGCGTGGCGTGTTGGTTACTTAATGGCCTTACGTCATGATGATCTTGAGGCGGCACTAGATTATTGGGCGTCTTATCGTAAGGTGTCTGATCTTGATTTAGCCGATGATTTAAGGAGTGCGTCTGCTCAAGCGATTCAGGCGACAAAGCCCGAAACGGCTATTGCTTTTTTCCAGGCTTTGACACGGAGTTACCCAGATGAGTGGGTTGCTGGATTTGCCTTGGGATATGTTGCCAATCATTACAATCAGCCATTAATAGCTGTGGAGACCTTGGAGGATGTGGCCACGCGTCTTGAAGCACCGGTTGAAGTGTATTTTGCGCTTTCCAATTTATATGTTGAACAGGGTTTAACTGAACGTGGGCTTGAGTTTTTGGCCACGTTCATTCGCCAGAATCCAGAGCAATGGATGATGCAAGAGCGTTATGCGCGTTTAGAGGTAAAAGCTGAGCAATATCTTAGCGCCAAGGCGCGTTATCAGCGTATAGTTGAAGCTAATCCACGCGCTTTTACATCCTTGTTATCCTTAGCCCTGTTGCAATTAGAGCTGGGGGAGTTAGATGCAGCTGAAATAGGTTTTAGAACGCTTGTTAACGTTGAAGGTTACAAAGATATCAGTTATTACTATCTTGGAATTATTTCGCAGAATACTGAAAATTTAAACCAGGCCAAGCGCTATTTGGAGCAAGTATCTCATCCCGATTATTATCTTGATGCAAACCTAATGATTGCTCAACTTCTAGTCAGGCTGGAAGGGTTGCACCAAGGCATTGATCATCTTCAGGCGTTAAAACCAGTTGGTCAAGAAGAGCAAGTCAAAATCCTACGCGCTCAGGGTATTTTTCATAGTCAATTTGACCTTTGGGAGCAGGCCTTGTTGTTTTATCAGCAAGCATTAGATATTAAGCCTGATGATTTAGCGATTAGCTTTGCGATGGCGATGGCACTGTATGAGCTAGAAATGCATGATGAGTATGAGCGTCTTGTAACGGATTTGGTTAAGCGTTATCCAAATGAGCCTGATGCACTAAATGCATTAGGCTATTTTTATGTTGAGCAAAATATTAAGTTGGATGAAGCTGAAGTTTTACTAGAGAGAGCACTGGCTATTGATCCTAATCGTTATTATATTTTAGATAGTCGAGGATGGTTAGAATACCAGCGTGGTAATTATGTTGAGGCAGAGCAATATTTACAGCGTGCATGGTCCTTAAGTAAGGATGACGAAGTTTTGATTCATCTGATTAAAGTAAAATGGGCTCAGGGTAAACAGCAGCAAGCACAAAGTTTGTGGAATGAGTATGCGCCGATATTTCCAACCAATGAGACGTTGCAACGTTTAATCAACGACTTAGCGAATCCTTAAAAATAAATCAGCTATTTTTTTAAAAAATATTAAAAATGGCTTGAACTTTTTTGAAAACCTTGGATAATACGCATCTGTCTTAACGACAGAGATTTATTGGGCCGTAGCCAAGCGGTAAGGCAGCGGGTTTTGATCCCGTCATGCGAAGGTTCGAATCCTTCCGGCCCAGCCATCTCATTCTTAATTCCCCAAATTCTTTATCCTCGACAGGAGCTGCCATTAATGGCCAAGAAAAATGTCATGATATTTGCGGGAAATGCAAATGTCACTCTTGCAGAGAACATCTCCCTGTATCTTGATCAACCCTTAGGCAAAGCCAACGTAGGCCGTTTTAGCGATGGCGAAATCATGGTTGAAATCACAGAGTCAGTGCGTGGGCGT
The nucleotide sequence above comes from Thiomicrospira sp. R3. Encoded proteins:
- a CDS encoding tetratricopeptide repeat protein, producing MKNNQRWIMLPLIASLFGCTHLTNRTDAMTVESVAVSQVKLEPALMFELMLGEMLAERGDTFSAYNLLFPIAQKTGDVRLAERSFQLAMSAGFAQGIEQSAELWRSLDPMQASAWRVGYLMALRHDDLEAALDYWASYRKVSDLDLADDLRSASAQAIQATKPETAIAFFQALTRSYPDEWVAGFALGYVANHYNQPLIAVETLEDVATRLEAPVEVYFALSNLYVEQGLTERGLEFLATFIRQNPEQWMMQERYARLEVKAEQYLSAKARYQRIVEANPRAFTSLLSLALLQLELGELDAAEIGFRTLVNVEGYKDISYYYLGIISQNTENLNQAKRYLEQVSHPDYYLDANLMIAQLLVRLEGLHQGIDHLQALKPVGQEEQVKILRAQGIFHSQFDLWEQALLFYQQALDIKPDDLAISFAMAMALYELEMHDEYERLVTDLVKRYPNEPDALNALGYFYVEQNIKLDEAEVLLERALAIDPNRYYILDSRGWLEYQRGNYVEAEQYLQRAWSLSKDDEVLIHLIKVKWAQGKQQQAQSLWNEYAPIFPTNETLQRLINDLANP